One part of the Paraglaciecola sp. L3A3 genome encodes these proteins:
- a CDS encoding outer membrane beta-barrel protein, with product MKVFLSAISLAMVISTSALAASTSPWFVHIGTSTMVDSESEQQALINLESLGHQPEDYTFDLPSGGIQLDLGYTVSENWALTFGYMEFGKSTFIVDVDTAYADEAIGEINKALPRYGNGLTSSVIYSYPITPEFNISAEAGALLLESQYEINYEIGVNEQTNEPIMYSVTTSDTSLQWFAGAGVNYVYKSTSLGLYYRHYEIDRLGSQSVGVRLGYHF from the coding sequence ATGAAAGTATTTTTAAGCGCAATATCATTAGCGATGGTTATTTCCACCTCCGCTCTAGCCGCCTCAACGTCGCCTTGGTTTGTACACATAGGCACGAGTACCATGGTTGACTCAGAGTCAGAACAACAAGCACTTATTAATTTAGAATCGTTAGGTCATCAACCTGAAGACTACACATTTGATTTACCCAGTGGCGGTATTCAACTCGACCTTGGATATACAGTGAGTGAAAATTGGGCACTAACATTTGGCTATATGGAATTTGGTAAAAGTACATTCATAGTCGATGTAGACACAGCTTACGCCGATGAAGCGATTGGTGAAATAAATAAGGCCTTACCACGCTATGGTAATGGCCTAACAAGCTCAGTTATCTATTCGTACCCTATCACCCCTGAATTTAATATCTCGGCAGAGGCTGGCGCCTTGTTACTAGAAAGCCAATATGAAATTAATTATGAAATTGGAGTAAATGAACAAACAAATGAACCCATTATGTACAGCGTTACAACATCCGACACATCTCTGCAATGGTTTGCAGGAGCGGGCGTTAATTACGTATACAAAAGTACCTCATTAGGTTTGTATTATCGCCACTATGAAATCGATCGTTTAGGGTCACAATCGGTTGGTGTGCGATTAGGCTACCACTTTTGA
- a CDS encoding TonB-dependent receptor: protein MKHLPRKKQLAVACVHAMALMFTHYSFSAETDITEVEVTEQTKKIDKKELAKKQKAETEHIEVVGYAGSIEKAINTKRYANGVVDAIIAEDIGKMADSNIAEAMQRMPGVSINRDGGEGTTVSVRGMAPSMNQISMNGQVIQASSDEGGVSFNTMSADMLSRIEVIKTPSASTVEGSLGGRVNLTTARPLDRKWTYFIMNQKFSYNELSEELDPSFSVNYIGHFLDKKLGIAFGSTIERRRSRQDYLQTYGWQNNYYSHDTSGLTYAEDASGTLFRLDETTSKIYDASGDIDVSEQVSLDDITATDQLGFLPNFYLSQYTDRDDTRKSINLTVQIKPQENLSAYADYMYTELDSRSVSSMLRHGYKPFDEAFINNQATGVVTGAEIDEWNTVTRATNVNGNRSLIITDNSVVTGTTVANVGFEYDNDFLIIEGRLGYSLTDEDYPDSRQLITTSAGIAHGFSIENDFKLPEYIWAKANYQGELLEPHQSGETSHDSNQDIYGNVTDGTYWYYSPESAHNLATNIYHHDRSKKDQTYSAQLDVEYLLSSEHFTSLMFGAMYTNQATERYSENNGLSFYTNLVELQNKIWLDDGSLAGSSPIDNFMSNAQGSNTPYQSLVTNWVFGDFEQINTKMLEIYNESEQARIADLNIGKSEAEKIEYISTVDINNLPWLIDLRQSYTVDQEFAAIYAQANLDTLDGRLLGDFGLRLVQTKIDATGYGGGAVLDFRCVSDNNYIPSDCANLFDNREGSNEYTTLLPTLNLKYLLGEDTVTRIAIGRAMSRPYLHQLAPYRRESTNQNQPQQATVYEGNPELDAQTAWQADIAYEWYFDKAALLSVGVFYKNIDTFIYTRTDVINEPLSDASNTPYDYLDNDGVTQYYNPYFLVQPVNGSGAEILGVEAAYSHPLTFLPGDLSGLGITFNYTYADSKAKYQGANTAGETITIDTSFISQSKHTTNAAVYWEKYGHSIRLSYNHRSDSLSNPLTSTKDMLWNDAYGQFDFAARYRINKALTVGIQGTNLTDESTYRYHTSVEDGSPVDNDVYENRLAINMITGRTIRFTMSGTF from the coding sequence ATGAAACACCTACCTCGTAAAAAGCAACTCGCCGTTGCTTGTGTACATGCAATGGCTCTGATGTTTACGCATTATTCATTTTCTGCAGAAACTGACATCACGGAAGTTGAAGTAACAGAACAAACTAAAAAAATTGACAAAAAAGAACTAGCTAAAAAACAAAAAGCTGAGACAGAGCACATTGAAGTTGTTGGTTATGCAGGCTCTATTGAAAAAGCAATAAATACCAAACGATATGCAAACGGTGTAGTAGATGCCATTATTGCTGAAGACATTGGAAAAATGGCTGATTCAAATATTGCAGAAGCAATGCAGAGAATGCCTGGGGTTTCGATCAATCGCGATGGAGGTGAAGGCACCACCGTTAGTGTGCGTGGTATGGCCCCTAGCATGAACCAAATATCAATGAATGGCCAAGTAATACAAGCCAGTAGTGACGAAGGCGGTGTAAGTTTTAACACCATGTCGGCTGATATGTTAAGTCGAATAGAGGTAATCAAAACACCTAGCGCAAGTACTGTTGAAGGTAGCTTAGGGGGGCGAGTCAATTTGACTACTGCTCGTCCATTAGATAGAAAATGGACTTATTTCATCATGAATCAAAAGTTTAGTTACAATGAACTTTCTGAAGAGCTTGACCCATCATTTTCAGTTAACTATATAGGTCACTTTTTAGATAAAAAACTTGGTATCGCTTTTGGCTCCACTATAGAAAGACGCCGTAGTAGACAAGATTATCTACAAACCTACGGCTGGCAGAATAATTACTACTCTCACGATACTAGCGGCCTTACCTATGCTGAAGACGCTAGCGGTACATTATTTCGTTTAGATGAAACTACCAGTAAAATTTACGATGCTTCTGGAGACATAGACGTAAGTGAGCAAGTCAGTCTGGATGATATAACCGCTACAGATCAACTTGGTTTTTTACCTAACTTTTATCTTTCACAATATACAGACCGTGATGACACCAGAAAAAGTATTAACCTTACAGTACAAATAAAACCGCAAGAAAACTTGAGTGCTTATGCTGATTATATGTATACGGAACTTGATTCACGATCAGTTTCTTCCATGTTACGACATGGCTATAAGCCATTTGATGAAGCGTTTATTAACAATCAAGCTACTGGGGTCGTTACAGGCGCTGAAATAGATGAATGGAATACCGTAACAAGAGCTACCAACGTCAACGGAAATCGTAGTTTAATCATCACCGACAATAGTGTTGTAACTGGAACAACAGTCGCTAATGTTGGCTTTGAGTATGACAATGATTTTTTAATTATTGAAGGTCGTTTAGGCTACTCCTTAACAGATGAGGATTACCCTGATTCACGACAATTAATCACCACAAGTGCTGGTATTGCTCATGGTTTTTCTATTGAAAATGATTTCAAACTGCCGGAATACATCTGGGCGAAAGCAAATTATCAAGGAGAGTTATTAGAGCCTCATCAAAGTGGTGAAACTTCACACGATAGCAATCAAGATATTTACGGTAATGTTACTGACGGCACCTATTGGTATTACAGCCCTGAATCAGCTCACAATTTAGCAACCAACATATATCATCATGATCGTAGTAAAAAAGATCAAACATACAGCGCACAATTAGATGTTGAATACCTTCTATCTTCTGAGCATTTTACATCATTAATGTTTGGTGCAATGTATACTAATCAAGCAACTGAAAGATATTCAGAAAATAATGGATTATCCTTTTATACCAACCTTGTTGAACTTCAGAATAAAATATGGCTAGATGATGGCAGCCTCGCTGGCTCCTCGCCTATTGATAACTTCATGAGTAATGCCCAAGGTAGTAATACACCATATCAATCACTCGTCACTAATTGGGTGTTTGGTGATTTTGAGCAAATCAACACCAAAATGCTCGAAATCTATAATGAATCAGAGCAAGCAAGAATTGCCGATTTGAATATCGGTAAAAGCGAAGCCGAAAAAATAGAATATATTTCCACTGTAGATATAAATAATCTACCCTGGTTAATCGATCTTCGTCAAAGCTATACAGTCGATCAAGAATTTGCAGCGATATACGCACAGGCCAATTTAGACACGTTAGATGGTCGTTTATTAGGCGATTTTGGATTGCGTCTAGTGCAAACAAAAATTGATGCCACAGGTTATGGAGGTGGTGCAGTTCTAGACTTCAGATGTGTTTCAGATAATAACTATATCCCTTCAGATTGCGCCAATTTATTTGATAACCGTGAAGGAAGTAATGAATATACAACTTTATTGCCGACACTTAATCTAAAATACCTCCTTGGCGAGGATACCGTCACAAGAATAGCTATTGGCCGGGCAATGTCACGACCTTATCTTCATCAGCTTGCACCTTATCGACGTGAAAGTACAAATCAAAATCAACCACAACAAGCTACAGTCTATGAAGGTAACCCTGAATTAGATGCTCAAACCGCTTGGCAAGCTGATATCGCCTATGAATGGTATTTTGATAAAGCAGCCTTACTATCTGTTGGTGTATTTTATAAGAATATTGATACCTTTATTTATACCCGCACAGATGTCATTAATGAACCGTTGTCAGATGCAAGTAACACTCCATACGACTACCTAGACAACGATGGCGTTACCCAATATTACAATCCGTACTTTTTAGTGCAACCGGTCAATGGTTCTGGTGCTGAAATACTCGGTGTAGAGGCAGCCTACAGCCACCCCCTTACATTCCTACCTGGCGACCTTTCTGGCTTGGGTATAACATTTAATTATACATACGCTGATTCAAAAGCTAAATATCAAGGTGCAAATACGGCCGGGGAAACTATCACCATTGATACATCATTTATTAGCCAATCAAAACACACAACTAATGCTGCAGTTTATTGGGAGAAATACGGACATTCAATACGCCTAAGCTATAACCATCGTTCTGATTCATTATCAAACCCTCTTACCTCAACAAAGGATATGTTGTGGAACGATGCCTATGGCCAATTCGACTTTGCCGCTCGCTATAGAATAAATAAAGCGTTAACAGTGGGAATACAAGGAACGAATTTAACCGATGAAAGTACCTATCGATACCATACCAGCGTTGAAGATGGCAGCCCCGTTGATAACGATGTCTACGAAAACCGATTAGCTATAAATATGATAACGGGACGTACGATACGCTTCACAATGTCGGGCACATTTTAA
- a CDS encoding sulfatase-like hydrolase/transferase, which yields MKVIKGIIATLLVVSGVHVFASEAKQPNIIFVFSDDQRFNSMSMTGDPVTQTPNLDQLAKEGVFFNQTFITSPICGPSRANIFTAQWERKNKIGFNYLSKNIISEGSFRKSWLMQLKNAGYSTAFIGKAHTKIGDRRDTILRDNIDFAYFRQGHIGFYLDDPKKPEFSNLHNKTQIEGFFEATKAYLTQSNEYDYFYKNAHSSIKNSIAKRDPKKPFAAWINFNLPHAASIGGMGSRESDPAHYRTLYTQNQMSLPEGYPVPETLPKEVFSAADLMKYYDVSNPNQLKNKKLSMSRAVFSIDKFMGDLRVYLTSIGEQDNTIIIFCSDNGLLLGEHGLGGKSILYDENVHVPMIVYSPFFDKQLTGKKINELVVGQDIPASILDFAGIKVPESYQGKSFTPLIKGDNAAWRQEVFLENLFTDQGYPRQEALRTKEYKYIRSFSKQNDRSKYLPGQTAETGELPIYEELYHLVKDPSEQHNLALDPKYQAVLKQFRVKTSQVLKQLL from the coding sequence ATGAAAGTTATTAAAGGAATTATTGCCACATTGCTTGTAGTTTCAGGTGTACATGTATTTGCATCTGAAGCTAAGCAACCTAATATTATCTTTGTTTTTTCTGATGATCAGAGATTTAACTCTATGAGCATGACAGGTGATCCTGTCACTCAAACCCCTAACCTTGATCAGTTGGCTAAAGAAGGGGTGTTTTTTAATCAAACATTTATAACCAGTCCAATCTGTGGACCTAGTCGAGCCAATATCTTTACTGCCCAATGGGAAAGAAAAAATAAAATAGGTTTTAATTACCTTTCTAAAAATATTATTTCAGAAGGAAGCTTTCGAAAAAGTTGGTTAATGCAATTGAAAAACGCTGGATATTCAACCGCATTTATAGGCAAAGCCCATACAAAAATCGGAGATAGAAGAGATACTATTCTTCGAGATAATATTGATTTTGCCTATTTTAGACAGGGGCATATAGGCTTCTATTTAGATGACCCTAAAAAACCTGAATTTAGTAACTTACATAATAAAACTCAAATAGAAGGTTTTTTTGAAGCCACTAAAGCGTATTTGACCCAGAGTAATGAGTATGATTATTTTTATAAAAATGCTCACTCGTCGATTAAAAACAGTATTGCGAAAAGAGATCCTAAGAAGCCGTTTGCGGCTTGGATTAATTTTAATTTACCTCACGCTGCAAGTATTGGCGGAATGGGAAGCCGCGAGAGCGATCCGGCTCATTACCGTACGTTATATACTCAAAATCAAATGTCTTTACCCGAAGGTTACCCTGTACCGGAAACCTTGCCCAAAGAAGTTTTTTCCGCGGCAGATCTGATGAAATATTACGATGTTTCTAATCCTAATCAATTAAAGAATAAAAAACTGAGCATGAGCCGAGCGGTTTTTTCAATTGATAAATTTATGGGTGACTTACGTGTTTACCTAACCAGTATTGGTGAACAAGATAATACTATTATTATATTTTGTTCCGATAATGGCTTGCTGTTAGGGGAGCACGGTTTAGGAGGAAAAAGCATTCTTTATGATGAAAACGTACATGTACCAATGATTGTATATTCACCATTTTTTGATAAACAGCTCACAGGAAAAAAAATAAATGAGCTGGTTGTAGGTCAAGATATTCCTGCTTCTATTCTAGACTTTGCAGGTATTAAAGTACCTGAGAGTTACCAAGGTAAAAGTTTCACTCCTCTTATTAAAGGTGATAATGCCGCTTGGCGTCAGGAGGTATTTCTTGAAAACCTATTTACTGACCAAGGCTACCCAAGACAAGAAGCTTTGCGGACCAAAGAATATAAATATATTCGTTCATTTAGTAAACAAAATGATAGAAGTAAATATTTACCAGGACAAACCGCTGAGACAGGAGAATTACCTATATATGAAGAGTTATATCACCTAGTTAAAGATCCAAGTGAACAGCACAATTTAGCCCTTGATCCAAAATACCAAGCTGTGCTGAAACAATTTAGAGTTAAAACTAGTCAAGTATTGAAGCAGCTTTTATGA
- a CDS encoding alpha-L-fucosidase — MKKTIRGLFVVKMLAIGAALIISGCSEKQQNKIQQGDDNWIVFDINQSASQQKQTTWQFELNIPAKYDVQIISEILEQESTNSAVPDVNVAIDGIEIAAELKHSFRIMSDNKPLNVFEFQTAHEFKKDGEHSLSVTLDKNVKQVRLVPNYKNPLGSGDFHKEWLTMHESPEKQAALKWFKDARFGMFIHWGLYSGAAGEWKGTRIKKSPIPGPGVAEWLMFKFQISREEYAELAKAFNPDKSFAQNIARLAKDAGMKYVVITSKHHDGFALFDSKVSEFDMVDATPYKADLIKELYDAVLAEGLEFGVYYSHGNDWTDGTDGNYAEVKKTNDKLGVFTSYKGKNLWDPSPNSHSEYLQSKAYPQVAELINLLPKLRVIWFDGDGLITEKQAFDFYKLAYDMNPNILVNRRVGYDFGDYLDAGDNVIPSADDNLEKHWETAGTTNNSWGYNDQDFDWKSTKELLYYFIDITSKGGNYLLNIGPDGKGHVPAESAKGLREMGQWVKTNRDAIFGTTPWTVQREGQDETLLKGTGHRAAKGFVRKFTQNDFWFTARENKVYAMSLVPAVGKVSIKSLNSSAGDIQSVRLLGSEQSLNWQQNANSLEIDFSNVETAENGYGVEVVLK, encoded by the coding sequence GTGAAGAAAACAATAAGAGGTTTATTTGTTGTTAAGATGCTTGCGATTGGCGCTGCACTAATTATTAGTGGGTGCTCAGAAAAACAGCAGAACAAAATTCAACAGGGGGATGATAACTGGATAGTTTTTGATATAAACCAGTCCGCATCACAACAAAAACAAACAACTTGGCAGTTTGAATTAAATATACCAGCTAAATACGATGTTCAAATTATTAGTGAAATATTAGAGCAAGAGTCGACGAATTCAGCAGTGCCTGATGTGAATGTTGCGATAGATGGTATTGAGATAGCAGCTGAGCTTAAGCATAGTTTTAGAATTATGTCCGACAACAAACCGCTTAATGTATTTGAGTTTCAAACAGCCCATGAGTTTAAAAAAGACGGTGAACATTCTCTTTCAGTTACTCTTGATAAAAATGTTAAACAGGTTCGTTTAGTACCTAACTATAAAAACCCACTGGGTAGCGGTGATTTTCATAAAGAATGGTTAACCATGCATGAGTCTCCAGAAAAACAAGCCGCTTTAAAGTGGTTTAAGGATGCTCGTTTCGGTATGTTTATACACTGGGGACTCTACTCTGGAGCAGCCGGTGAATGGAAAGGTACACGTATAAAAAAGTCGCCGATCCCAGGGCCTGGTGTAGCTGAATGGTTAATGTTCAAATTTCAAATATCTCGTGAAGAGTATGCTGAGTTAGCAAAAGCCTTTAACCCTGATAAATCTTTTGCTCAGAATATTGCGCGCTTAGCTAAAGATGCTGGCATGAAGTATGTAGTGATTACCAGTAAACATCATGATGGTTTTGCTTTGTTTGATTCAAAAGTTTCAGAATTCGACATGGTAGATGCGACGCCCTACAAAGCAGATTTAATTAAAGAGCTTTACGATGCAGTACTCGCCGAAGGCCTAGAATTTGGCGTGTATTATTCTCATGGTAATGATTGGACAGATGGTACTGATGGTAACTATGCCGAAGTTAAAAAGACAAATGACAAGTTAGGTGTATTTACATCATATAAAGGTAAAAACCTATGGGATCCTAGCCCTAATAGTCATAGCGAATATTTACAAAGTAAAGCTTACCCCCAAGTTGCTGAGTTAATTAATTTACTGCCTAAACTACGAGTCATATGGTTTGACGGTGACGGCTTAATTACCGAGAAGCAAGCCTTTGATTTTTATAAACTTGCTTACGATATGAATCCTAATATTTTAGTGAATCGTAGAGTGGGTTATGACTTTGGCGACTACCTTGACGCCGGCGATAATGTGATCCCCTCAGCTGATGACAACCTTGAAAAACATTGGGAGACAGCCGGCACAACTAATAATTCTTGGGGATATAACGATCAAGATTTTGATTGGAAATCAACCAAGGAACTGCTCTATTATTTTATCGACATTACCTCTAAAGGCGGAAATTACCTGTTAAATATTGGACCAGATGGAAAAGGCCATGTGCCAGCAGAAAGTGCTAAAGGATTACGAGAAATGGGGCAGTGGGTAAAAACCAATAGGGACGCTATTTTTGGCACCACACCTTGGACAGTGCAACGTGAAGGGCAGGATGAAACACTTTTAAAAGGCACCGGACACAGAGCTGCAAAAGGTTTTGTTCGTAAGTTTACTCAAAATGATTTTTGGTTTACGGCGCGAGAAAATAAAGTATATGCTATGTCACTTGTGCCAGCTGTAGGAAAAGTGAGTATTAAATCTCTTAATTCAAGTGCTGGTGATATTCAATCTGTGCGGTTGCTTGGCAGTGAGCAGAGTTTAAATTGGCAGCAAAATGCCAATTCATTAGAAATTGATTTTAGCAATGTTGAAACCGCTGAAAATGGTTATGGGGTTGAAGTTGTATTAAAATAA
- a CDS encoding IclR family transcriptional regulator, with protein sequence MEDKKKRSYSAPALEKGFEILELLADVQVPMSLAKISTTLERSKSEIYRMIAALEHRGYLARNEGGDSFHITNKLFDLGMKVPPVGTLVEAAFPIMQKLSSDIMQSCHIAVANQQHMVVIARVQSPAIVGLSVRVGHHLDLYKTGSGRVLLSYMNEEVREESLDWFEKTADDFDRAECEALIQRILGKGHARSKSPIVSGLTDLSFPIFLGKTKEVIACITVPFIVEKGISLSLAKTEAFVRKAATELSDLANTYNGF encoded by the coding sequence ATGGAAGATAAAAAGAAACGAAGTTATTCTGCCCCAGCATTAGAGAAAGGTTTTGAAATATTAGAATTGTTAGCGGATGTTCAAGTGCCTATGTCTCTTGCTAAAATATCAACGACTTTAGAACGCTCTAAAAGCGAAATCTATAGAATGATTGCGGCACTAGAGCATAGAGGTTACCTGGCAAGAAACGAAGGCGGAGATTCATTCCATATCACCAATAAGTTATTTGACTTAGGTATGAAAGTGCCACCTGTTGGCACATTAGTAGAAGCCGCATTTCCCATTATGCAAAAACTTTCTTCTGACATCATGCAATCATGCCACATTGCTGTTGCCAACCAGCAGCATATGGTTGTTATTGCCAGAGTCCAAAGCCCTGCTATAGTTGGTCTCTCGGTAAGAGTTGGGCATCACCTTGACCTTTATAAAACAGGCTCTGGTAGAGTACTTTTATCTTATATGAATGAAGAAGTCAGAGAAGAATCACTTGATTGGTTTGAAAAAACAGCTGATGATTTTGACCGAGCAGAATGTGAAGCTTTAATTCAAAGAATACTAGGAAAAGGCCACGCTAGGTCAAAAAGCCCTATTGTTTCAGGCTTAACCGATTTATCTTTCCCCATATTTTTAGGGAAAACTAAAGAAGTCATCGCCTGTATTACAGTTCCTTTTATAGTAGAAAAAGGCATTTCATTAAGTCTAGCCAAAACTGAAGCTTTTGTCCGTAAAGCAGCCACCGAATTATCTGATTTAGCTAACACTTATAACGGTTTTTAG
- a CDS encoding S9 family peptidase — translation MKILLSCLWPTLFLVSCVTSQVAEIGDVEKERGNTAISQSLPSVTPVLDGVRADMTALANATTTPKVYDAVKRDNGITELYLEGQHYQGKPTRIFALYSAPQTPYVTKSGEIPAVVLVHGGGGSAFEQWVTKWNDAGFAAISIAVEGQTDQKDANNKWQKHAFSGPARAAIYGDADKPISEQWMYHAVSATITARKFLASQPNISKSDIGLSGISWGGVITSTVIGFDPSFKFAIPVYGNGFLDQMDNQYGRSLAENLSYKNVWEPGLNIEQYKNPSLWLTWRNDVHFALDAQAKTYGLLSNNVANSIKLGIRHGHIAGWKQPESYFFAHQVINNNASWVESRDLILTEDNTASATFQIKLSPQMYTVQSAKVNFTAGQGHTGPASWQEMSASWRVKSNGTITVEFENMPKDVTHWFINIEVDIKSDSQKIDEALTVSSAVYSANT, via the coding sequence ATGAAAATTCTATTAAGTTGTTTATGGCCGACACTTTTTTTAGTGAGTTGTGTAACATCACAAGTTGCAGAAATAGGGGATGTAGAAAAAGAAAGGGGAAACACAGCTATTTCTCAGTCACTGCCTAGTGTCACACCAGTTTTAGATGGTGTACGTGCAGATATGACTGCCTTAGCCAATGCTACCACTACACCTAAAGTTTATGATGCGGTAAAAAGAGATAATGGTATTACTGAACTGTATCTTGAAGGGCAACACTATCAAGGTAAGCCTACTAGGATCTTTGCATTATATTCGGCGCCTCAGACACCTTATGTTACTAAAAGTGGTGAAATTCCTGCGGTAGTATTAGTACATGGTGGTGGTGGTAGCGCATTCGAACAATGGGTGACCAAATGGAATGATGCAGGCTTTGCGGCTATTAGTATTGCAGTTGAAGGACAGACTGATCAGAAGGATGCAAACAACAAGTGGCAGAAGCATGCGTTTTCTGGCCCTGCAAGAGCTGCAATATACGGCGACGCTGATAAACCTATTTCTGAACAATGGATGTACCATGCGGTAAGCGCAACTATTACAGCCCGTAAATTTTTAGCATCTCAGCCCAATATTAGTAAAAGCGATATTGGCCTGTCTGGTATTTCATGGGGAGGGGTTATCACTTCTACTGTAATTGGCTTTGATCCTTCATTTAAATTTGCTATCCCAGTTTATGGTAATGGCTTTCTCGATCAGATGGACAACCAATATGGTCGCAGCTTGGCTGAAAACTTATCCTATAAAAATGTTTGGGAGCCAGGACTAAATATTGAACAATATAAAAACCCTTCATTGTGGCTGACATGGCGAAATGACGTACATTTTGCATTAGATGCTCAAGCAAAAACATATGGATTATTAAGTAATAATGTTGCTAATTCTATCAAGTTGGGTATTAGGCACGGACATATAGCTGGGTGGAAACAACCTGAGTCCTACTTTTTTGCTCATCAGGTTATTAATAATAATGCAAGTTGGGTAGAGAGCCGTGATCTAATCTTGACTGAAGATAATACAGCATCAGCTACCTTTCAAATTAAACTTAGCCCACAAATGTATACGGTGCAAAGCGCCAAGGTAAATTTCACTGCAGGGCAAGGACATACAGGACCAGCAAGTTGGCAAGAAATGTCCGCTAGTTGGCGTGTAAAGTCAAACGGTACGATCACTGTCGAGTTTGAAAATATGCCTAAAGACGTAACCCATTGGTTTATCAACATAGAGGTTGATATAAAGAGCGATAGCCAAAAAATTGATGAAGCATTGACAGTTAGTAGCGCGGTATATTCAGCCAATACCTAA